The Terriglobus roseus sequence AGAGCTCGGCCCGCTCGGCGATCTGGTTTGCGGAATATACGTACAGCGGCGTGCCAAACTGCTCGGCAAGCTCCGCCACATCACTGCCGTCGCACAGAAGCCGCGCGCCGTCATACACGAAAGGACGTCCCTGATTCATCCCATCCAGAGTATCCGACCGTGTGCGCTAGGACTAAACCACCGGGGGTTTGGAAGGCGGATTTGTTGACGGATAGTCTGCCGGCGGATAGCCGGTGGGAGGGTATGGCGAACCAGCGACCGGGGGCGGATAGGTGCCGGAATAGGGCAGCACCAGCGGCTCCTCCGGAATGACGAGCCAGCAGACGATGTAGGCCAGGACACCGCCGCCGCCAAAGAATACCAGCAACACCAGTACGAGCCGGGTAAGGTTTAGATCCCACCCATAGGCACGTGCAAAGGCGGCGCAAACGCCCGCAATCTTGCGGCCATACCGGGGACGAAGCAGCGGTCCATTCATGACGAAATCTCCTCCTGCCGATGCACAGCATTCTTGCACATGCACGGCGTTCACAGAGACAGATACGCAACGTTCACGGGCTAGGTTCCCGTATAAGGCGACTTCATCAGTTTCCGGGCTGCGTCCGCC is a genomic window containing:
- a CDS encoding PspC domain-containing protein, with amino-acid sequence MNGPLLRPRYGRKIAGVCAAFARAYGWDLNLTRLVLVLLVFFGGGGVLAYIVCWLVIPEEPLVLPYSGTYPPPVAGSPYPPTGYPPADYPSTNPPSKPPVV